One Streptomyces dangxiongensis genomic window, CCTCCGACTACATGCCCCGCCGCATCACCCCGCCCGGCGGCTGGGCCGTCCCCGGCACATCCACCCCCACCGAGGAAGAGACATGACCACCCCGCGCACCGCCCCCGACCCACCCCAAGCCCCCACACCGCCCTCGGCCAGGAGGAGCGCCGGCGAGGCCACCTCCTGCACGGCTGCCTGGGCGACCACCCACCCCCGCTGCACCGTCCGCATCCGCTCCGAGGATGCCGGCACCGCCGACCTCGACGACCACGACACCGGCCGGCCACCGGGCACTACCCACGCCCAGCCCGCCCACCCCGCACCCGACAGCACCCCCACCGCCCCGACCACCTTGAAGGACACCCACATGACCGGCACCGACACCACGCAGACGACACCCCGCCCCGACCGGGACGACGTCGTCGGCGAACCCGACTTCTACCTCAACCTCGCCGACGCCCGCATCGTGGCCACCGAAGCCCTTCTTGAAGCCAGCGAGAACATCGCCGACACCATCGAAGCCCGCGCCATGTCCTGCATCTACGGCGACGCCGGCCTCGGCAAAACCTTCTCCGTCCTGGCCGCACTCAAGGAAATCTCCGCCGAACGCGTCCTGCTCCTGCAGTTCCGCTCCCGCCCCACCCCCCGCGACATCCGCCAGGAACTGTTCACCGAACTCCGCCTCGAAGGCGAACCCCCCTCCCACCCCAGCGAGTTCGACCGCCTGCTCAAGCGAACCCTCGCCCGCAAGCCCTACGTCCTCGTCTGCGACGAAGCCCAGCAGTTCAGCCGCGAATGCTTCGAGTTCGTCCGCCACCTGTGGGACACCGGCCAGGGCAAGAACCGCCCCGCCGTCCTCTTCGTCGGCGGCGAAGAAGCCTACAAGACCCTCTACAGCGAACCCTCCCTCGCCTCCCGCATCTACATCTGGCAGGAATTCGCACCCATGGAGGCCGACGAGGTCCAGAAGAACATTCCCCTTTTCCACCCCGTCTGGGCCAGCGCATCACCCGAACTCATCGACTACGTCTACGAAGAAGGCGCCGGCGGCACCTTCCGCGTCTGGTCCAAGATCACCTATCACGTCCTCGAAGGCATGAAGCGCCGCGGCCTGGAGAAGGTCGACGAATCCATCGCCCGCTGGGCGATCCGCCGGGCCCTGCCCCACCGCCGCCGCGCCCGCCGCCCCCAGCAGGACGCCGGATGACCAGTACACAACCCACCGCACCGGCTCCTCACTACCTCAGCCTGCCCGACGCCCGCACTGTCACCACCCAGGCCGTGCGGGCCGCCGCCCACGCCCTCGACAAGGTACTGCGCGAGCAGAGCATGATGTGCCTGACCGCCGACCCCGGCGTCGGCAAGACCTTCACTCTGCACACCCTGTGCGAGCAACGCCCCACCCTGCCCGCACTGCGGTTACTGCAACGCCCCCAGGCACGCCCCGACGACCTCCGTCACAGCCTCCACCACGCCCTCAACCTGCCCGGCGACCCGCCCCAGGACGCCGGCATCTGCGACGACTACCTGCGCCACGCCCTCGCACACACGCCCCGCCTCCTCGCCGTGGACGAAGCCCACCAACTGTCCACCTCCTGCATCGAATACCTGCGCTACCTCCATGACGACCCCACCCCGCAGGTCACCATCCTGCTCCTGGCCAGCCGTCCCCGCCTCAAAGCCCTGCGCTCACAACCCACCCTGCTCAGCCGCGTCACTACCTGGCACCACATGGAACCCCTCGACCCAGATGAAGTCCTCACCGTCCTGCCCGCCTTCCACCCGCTGTGGCACAACACGCCAAACCGCACCCTCACCCACCTGGACGAGATGTGGGCGCACGGCAATCTTCGCCGCTGGGCCGCCCTGACTCATCAGCTCCAAGCCCACCGGCGCCGCCACCCCGACCACCCACCCGACCCGGACGCCCTCCTGCGCCGTCTGCACCACCGACTGGCCCTCACAACATGACCTCAACGCCCCACAGCGCTGCACCCGACGACACCCTCCAAAAGTGGACCCCCAGTTGGTCCCCGGACCACACCGACTCCGGCCTGCCGCCCATCACGTTGATCACCGACACCCACGACCAGCCCCCCTACACCACCACCGCACTCGCCGCCCACCAACCTGGGCTCGGCCGCATTGCCGTCCACCCCACACCCCTGGCCACCGC contains:
- a CDS encoding ATP-binding protein — encoded protein: MTSTQPTAPAPHYLSLPDARTVTTQAVRAAAHALDKVLREQSMMCLTADPGVGKTFTLHTLCEQRPTLPALRLLQRPQARPDDLRHSLHHALNLPGDPPQDAGICDDYLRHALAHTPRLLAVDEAHQLSTSCIEYLRYLHDDPTPQVTILLLASRPRLKALRSQPTLLSRVTTWHHMEPLDPDEVLTVLPAFHPLWHNTPNRTLTHLDEMWAHGNLRRWAALTHQLQAHRRRHPDHPPDPDALLRRLHHRLALTT
- a CDS encoding ATP-binding protein, with the translated sequence MTTPRTAPDPPQAPTPPSARRSAGEATSCTAAWATTHPRCTVRIRSEDAGTADLDDHDTGRPPGTTHAQPAHPAPDSTPTAPTTLKDTHMTGTDTTQTTPRPDRDDVVGEPDFYLNLADARIVATEALLEASENIADTIEARAMSCIYGDAGLGKTFSVLAALKEISAERVLLLQFRSRPTPRDIRQELFTELRLEGEPPSHPSEFDRLLKRTLARKPYVLVCDEAQQFSRECFEFVRHLWDTGQGKNRPAVLFVGGEEAYKTLYSEPSLASRIYIWQEFAPMEADEVQKNIPLFHPVWASASPELIDYVYEEGAGGTFRVWSKITYHVLEGMKRRGLEKVDESIARWAIRRALPHRRRARRPQQDAG